One Leptolyngbya sp. 'hensonii' genomic window carries:
- a CDS encoding methyltransferase domain-containing protein, whose product MMRTMVKDDRYILAKGSAGADRLQLVNDVHGLDTANLLLKVGLQPGMAVADIGCGIGTVSCWMGQQVGSSGAVLGIDASPEQLEQARLKAQQARLPHVRFVEASAYETELPSESFDLVYCRFLLMHLQRPLDALREMQRLVKPGGILVCEESDFTSPFCVPASAAFERCFELYLALGDLRGHHFRIGSTLYRLFVEIGLTAPEVSLAQPALVRGDAKRLPEWTLAEIAPALLAANLTTAAEIDALTQAMAQLAQDPLTLFGMARMTQVWAPKEVRIFT is encoded by the coding sequence ATGATGAGGACAATGGTTAAAGACGATCGCTATATTCTGGCCAAGGGGTCAGCCGGTGCTGACCGGCTCCAATTGGTGAATGATGTTCATGGGTTAGATACGGCCAACCTGCTGCTCAAGGTAGGGTTGCAGCCAGGTATGGCAGTTGCTGACATTGGCTGTGGGATCGGTACGGTCTCCTGCTGGATGGGCCAACAGGTGGGAAGTAGTGGGGCAGTTCTGGGCATTGATGCCAGCCCAGAGCAACTGGAACAGGCCCGCCTGAAGGCTCAGCAGGCTCGCTTACCCCACGTCAGATTTGTGGAAGCCAGTGCCTATGAAACCGAGCTCCCGTCAGAGTCTTTTGATCTGGTGTACTGCCGGTTTCTACTGATGCACCTACAGCGTCCCCTGGATGCCTTGCGGGAAATGCAGCGTTTGGTCAAACCGGGGGGAATTCTGGTTTGCGAAGAGTCTGATTTTACTAGCCCCTTCTGTGTGCCTGCCTCTGCTGCTTTCGAACGCTGCTTTGAACTCTATCTAGCCCTCGGGGATCTCCGGGGACACCACTTCCGGATTGGTTCAACCCTCTATCGCCTGTTCGTGGAGATTGGATTGACCGCACCAGAGGTGAGCTTGGCCCAACCGGCTCTGGTACGAGGAGACGCAAAACGTCTGCCAGAGTGGACTCTGGCAGAAATCGCCCCTGCACTGCTGGCTGCAAACCTGACGACTGCGGCTGAAATAGATGCCCTAACTCAGGCTATGGCCCAACTGGCGCAGGACCCGTTGACCCTGTTTGGTATGGCTCGAATGACCCAGGTTTGGGCCCCAAAGGAGGTACGGATTTTTACCTGA
- a CDS encoding zinc-dependent alcohol dehydrogenase family protein, whose protein sequence is MRAVLMTAAGEPDVLQPQEILHPTIQRPTELLIRLKAAGINPIDTKLRRRGTFYPERLPTILGCDGAGVVEAVGAAVQRFKVGDEVYFCNGGLGDHPGNYADFTTVDEHFAAAKPRSISFAEAAAAPLVLITAWEALHDRGRLQAGQKVLIHAGAGGVGHVALQLARLQGAQVCTTVGSQEKANFVQQFGVDKVILYRQTDFAQAVLNWTNGEGVDLVFDSVGGATLSQSFPATRIYGDVVTILDADPATDWKTARQRNLRTSFELMLTPMLKGLTVAQQHQAHILEQCAQLIDRGQLKIQVHQRFPLEEAATAHRTLEAGSMTGKLVLVIDRS, encoded by the coding sequence ATGAGAGCAGTACTGATGACGGCTGCCGGTGAACCCGATGTCTTGCAGCCTCAGGAAATTTTACACCCCACAATTCAACGTCCAACCGAACTACTCATCCGCTTGAAAGCGGCTGGCATTAATCCGATCGACACCAAACTCCGCCGCCGAGGCACCTTTTATCCGGAGCGTCTGCCCACCATTCTGGGTTGTGACGGAGCTGGGGTGGTAGAAGCTGTAGGTGCGGCGGTACAGCGGTTTAAGGTGGGCGATGAAGTCTACTTTTGCAATGGTGGCCTGGGGGATCATCCCGGAAATTATGCAGACTTTACAACTGTGGATGAGCACTTTGCTGCGGCCAAGCCCCGATCGATCAGTTTTGCTGAGGCTGCAGCGGCTCCCCTGGTGCTAATCACGGCCTGGGAGGCCCTGCACGATCGGGGTCGCCTGCAGGCAGGACAGAAGGTTCTGATTCACGCTGGAGCGGGTGGGGTAGGGCATGTGGCCTTGCAGTTGGCCCGGTTACAGGGGGCGCAGGTCTGCACCACCGTGGGTTCCCAGGAAAAGGCCAATTTCGTGCAACAGTTTGGTGTGGATAAGGTGATTCTGTATAGGCAGACAGACTTTGCCCAGGCGGTTCTGAACTGGACAAATGGGGAAGGGGTTGATCTCGTCTTTGATTCGGTGGGAGGAGCCACGCTCTCCCAAAGTTTTCCGGCAACCCGCATCTATGGTGATGTCGTGACGATCCTGGATGCAGATCCAGCGACAGACTGGAAAACAGCCCGACAGCGAAATTTGAGGACCAGCTTTGAGCTGATGTTAACACCCATGTTGAAGGGATTAACGGTGGCCCAGCAGCACCAGGCCCATATTTTGGAGCAGTGCGCTCAACTGATCGATCGGGGACAGCTCAAAATTCAGGTGCACCAGCGTTTTCCCCTGGAGGAAGCAGCCACAGCCCACCGGACCTTAGAGGCTGGATCAATGACCGGCAAACTGGTGCTGGTGATCGATCGTTCCTGA
- a CDS encoding ferritin-like domain-containing protein, whose translation MENERFMLSGNLSRRRTQFSRRDLLMAGTITGVLGGLTLPTLVAQVAHAAPADKKNDIKILNNALYYEHQAIWAYGFAAGKLSSSDVGKAVLALALRNQADHKQHRDALAAAVRSLGGKPVMAEASYDVSSYIKNQEGNLDNDVNIAKLALALEVDAAIAYTQEVAKLKTPALITAGASIGSTESAHAAAIRATFKALGVGIEIVPAALVSANSRTAWVLKV comes from the coding sequence ATGGAGAATGAAAGGTTTATGCTGTCCGGAAATCTCTCTCGTCGTCGGACTCAGTTCTCGCGGCGAGACCTTCTGATGGCTGGAACGATCACGGGGGTCCTGGGAGGATTGACCCTTCCAACTTTGGTGGCTCAAGTTGCTCATGCAGCCCCAGCAGACAAAAAGAACGACATCAAGATTTTGAATAATGCCCTGTACTATGAGCATCAGGCGATTTGGGCCTATGGGTTTGCTGCTGGTAAGCTGAGTAGCAGTGATGTGGGTAAAGCCGTGCTCGCGCTGGCCCTACGCAATCAGGCAGACCACAAACAGCATCGGGATGCTCTGGCTGCCGCCGTGCGTAGCCTGGGGGGTAAACCTGTGATGGCAGAGGCCAGCTACGACGTTTCATCCTACATCAAGAACCAGGAGGGCAACCTGGATAATGATGTTAATATTGCCAAGCTGGCCTTAGCCCTGGAGGTAGATGCTGCGATCGCCTATACCCAGGAGGTGGCCAAACTCAAAACCCCAGCCCTGATCACGGCAGGGGCTAGCATCGGCAGTACAGAATCTGCCCATGCTGCAGCCATTCGAGCAACCTTCAAAGCTCTAGGGGTGGGGATCGAGATCGTTCCAGCAGCACTGGTCAGTGCAAATAGTCGGACAGCCTGGGTCTTAAAGGTTTAA
- a CDS encoding STAS domain-containing protein, which yields MDQKTYTTKDGTVVIVLTPTGRLDITTAWQFRLKLQECISKLSRHVVVNLGQVNFIDSSGLTSLVAGMRDAEKVKGSFRICNVHPEAKLVFEVTMMDSVFEIFETEEEALEGVPRGIAS from the coding sequence ATGGATCAAAAGACGTACACCACGAAAGACGGCACAGTAGTTATTGTCCTGACTCCGACTGGACGGCTAGATATTACGACAGCGTGGCAATTTCGTCTGAAATTGCAAGAATGTATCTCTAAATTGAGCCGTCATGTCGTGGTTAACCTCGGTCAGGTCAACTTCATTGATAGCTCGGGCCTAACCTCACTGGTGGCTGGAATGCGGGATGCCGAAAAAGTGAAGGGCAGTTTTCGAATCTGTAATGTGCACCCGGAAGCCAAGCTGGTGTTTGAAGTCACCATGATGGATTCAGTCTTTGAAATCTTTGAAACCGAAGAAGAAGCTCTGGAAGGAGTCCCCCGGGGAATTGCCAGCTAG
- a CDS encoding HU family DNA-binding protein — MSLKSAKTRPNSENTCRIWLVAFLRLLMNKGELVDAIAAKASVTKKEADAILTAMLEVIVDTVSSGDKVTLVGFGTFEVRERQAREGRNPRTGKALHIPATKVPAFSAGKAFKDKVTT, encoded by the coding sequence ATATCCTTAAAATCTGCTAAAACTAGGCCAAATTCCGAAAATACTTGTAGAATCTGGCTTGTAGCATTTTTGAGGTTACTGATGAATAAAGGTGAGTTGGTTGATGCGATCGCGGCTAAGGCCAGTGTGACCAAGAAGGAAGCAGATGCCATCCTGACTGCCATGCTGGAGGTCATCGTTGATACTGTTTCCTCAGGTGACAAGGTGACTCTGGTTGGTTTTGGCACGTTTGAGGTGCGTGAGCGTCAGGCCCGCGAAGGTCGTAACCCCAGAACGGGTAAGGCTCTGCATATTCCGGCAACCAAAGTTCCTGCTTTCTCTGCGGGTAAAGCATTTAAGGATAAAGTCACGACCTGA
- a CDS encoding pentapeptide repeat-containing protein: MLILRFLCFCLAIILLCLPIQPAWATIAQPALSPLTLEILQTRIKSPVQSDGIRTIDLQRFTIDLRPENGTFRDEFYRLLQNQLQRSNPPIGLDLSYSQILGEFTGSQLGLRTPLYGPAQLPVLTPTEQAQLQRDRRRLSQLSQLSRSLLTAPNLGAPAPASLQMSVFRGPLKLLQTRLSGPVNFANTFFLNRVEAQGATFTQEADWSQTRFSQLVSFAGATFGREVRFRNSIFFAKARFNQTQFQAGASFYGSEFQATAGFNQALFQQVANFSRTRWQGNADFAQVHWQEEVQFTKSKFEQALFLTEATIGRSMTFRETQFNAPINLRGAALLGQADFSDTGFARSAYLNVPGLKFDSNQSRLLGTPGQIGRLISVPTLQGNETLLRELVRNFRELEQITDANQVEYTTERILLRELGQKIVGTNINAASIRQLLQAGFTPLQAEGIVQRRIDRPFRSLTDLLAMDGIDLSTYVRVRDRVVPGEPLSPTGQLLSGLQWIGLNLLLLLSLYGTSSWLVLGVGIVTIAFFGVMLWLVDRFRRLRPQPIVPRLDETLWVLSSFALLTLLGMTAIFRTADRPWWTVGCLSVVAIPIPLLLIGLIYQRGRYHDLMTVSYFVEEGSLRQLRLLIGRLPVIPRFPLFRERYLPILWDRRWNWLNYFDFSLNNLLKLGFNDLRVRDEHLPGLIATLVWYQWSLGILYISLLLWTLSRTIPGLNLLIYFR, translated from the coding sequence ATGCTCATCCTGCGATTTCTGTGTTTCTGTCTCGCCATCATCCTGCTGTGTTTGCCCATCCAACCGGCCTGGGCCACGATCGCTCAACCTGCCCTCAGTCCCCTGACCCTGGAAATATTGCAGACCCGCATCAAATCGCCGGTTCAGAGTGACGGCATTCGCACGATTGACCTGCAACGGTTCACGATCGACCTACGTCCGGAAAACGGTACTTTTCGGGATGAGTTTTATCGGTTGTTGCAGAACCAGCTCCAGCGGTCTAATCCCCCGATCGGCCTGGATCTGAGCTACTCCCAGATTCTAGGGGAGTTTACCGGCAGCCAGTTGGGCTTACGCACCCCCCTCTATGGGCCTGCCCAGTTGCCGGTGCTGACTCCAACAGAGCAGGCCCAACTGCAGCGCGATCGCCGCCGCCTGTCTCAGCTCAGCCAGCTCTCCCGCTCCCTCCTGACTGCCCCTAACCTGGGTGCCCCTGCCCCTGCTTCTCTGCAGATGAGTGTTTTTCGGGGACCACTGAAGCTGTTGCAGACCCGATTGAGTGGTCCGGTCAACTTCGCCAATACCTTTTTCTTGAACCGGGTCGAAGCTCAGGGAGCCACCTTTACCCAGGAGGCTGATTGGTCTCAAACTCGCTTCAGCCAGTTGGTCAGTTTTGCTGGGGCCACCTTTGGCCGGGAGGTCCGCTTCCGCAACAGCATTTTTTTCGCTAAAGCTCGTTTTAACCAGACCCAATTTCAAGCGGGAGCCAGTTTCTACGGCAGCGAATTTCAGGCTACCGCTGGATTTAACCAGGCCCTGTTTCAGCAAGTGGCGAATTTTAGCCGCACCCGCTGGCAGGGCAACGCGGACTTTGCCCAGGTCCACTGGCAGGAGGAAGTTCAATTCACTAAGAGCAAATTTGAGCAGGCACTGTTCTTGACGGAAGCCACGATCGGCCGATCGATGACGTTTCGCGAAACCCAGTTCAATGCTCCGATCAACTTAAGGGGAGCGGCCCTGCTGGGCCAGGCTGATTTCAGTGATACAGGTTTTGCCCGATCGGCTTACCTAAATGTGCCGGGACTCAAGTTTGACTCCAACCAATCCCGCCTGTTGGGAACCCCAGGGCAAATCGGGCGGCTGATCTCAGTGCCCACCCTGCAGGGCAATGAAACGTTGTTGCGGGAATTGGTGCGTAACTTTCGGGAGTTGGAGCAGATCACGGATGCCAATCAGGTGGAATACACCACCGAGCGGATTCTGCTGCGGGAACTGGGGCAAAAAATTGTGGGAACCAATATCAATGCGGCTTCCATCCGGCAGTTACTTCAGGCTGGCTTCACGCCACTCCAGGCAGAGGGGATCGTCCAGCGCCGGATCGATCGGCCTTTCCGGTCCCTGACTGATTTACTGGCTATGGACGGGATTGACCTCTCCACCTACGTGCGGGTCCGTGATCGGGTTGTCCCAGGAGAACCCCTCTCCCCGACGGGACAGCTTCTGAGCGGCCTGCAATGGATTGGCCTGAATTTACTACTGCTGCTTAGCCTCTATGGCACCAGCTCCTGGCTGGTACTGGGGGTGGGGATCGTCACGATCGCCTTTTTTGGCGTCATGCTTTGGTTAGTGGACCGATTCCGGCGGCTGCGTCCCCAGCCGATCGTCCCACGGTTGGATGAAACCCTCTGGGTGCTGAGCAGTTTTGCCCTGCTCACCCTACTGGGCATGACTGCGATCTTTCGCACGGCCGATCGTCCCTGGTGGACAGTGGGCTGTCTCAGTGTGGTGGCCATCCCCATTCCCCTGCTCCTGATCGGGTTGATTTACCAGCGGGGACGTTACCACGACTTGATGACGGTCAGTTACTTTGTGGAAGAGGGGAGTCTGCGCCAGTTGCGCCTACTGATTGGTCGGTTGCCTGTGATTCCTCGATTTCCCCTGTTTCGGGAGCGCTATCTCCCTATCCTCTGGGATCGGCGCTGGAACTGGCTCAATTACTTTGACTTTAGTTTGAACAACCTGCTGAAGTTGGGCTTTAACGATCTGCGGGTGCGGGATGAACATCTCCCAGGACTGATCGCCACCTTGGTCTGGTATCAGTGGAGTCTGGGGATTCTCTACATCTCCCTACTTCTCTGGACCCTCTCCCGCACCATTCCTGGTCTGAACCTGTTAATTTACTTCAGATAA
- the hemF gene encoding oxygen-dependent coproporphyrinogen oxidase: MTTSVTPQASTSTSPPPPDSRERVSQFLQDLQDRICQGLEQLDGVATFQEDSWKRDEGGGGRSRVMREGAVFEQGGVNFSEVWGSHLPPSILVQRPEAAGHQFYATGTSMVLHPRNPYIPTVHLNYRYFEAGPVWWFGGGADLTPYYPFAEDAAHFHRTLKQACDACHPEYYPTFKLWCDEYFYLKHRQETRGVGGIFFDYQDGQGELYRGPAKEGLAAQYSHQIGTLPSRSWDDLFGLIQSCGNSFLPAYVPIAERRRSIEYGEHQRSFQLYRRGRYVEFNLVYDRGTIFGLQTNGRTESILMSLPPLVRWEYGFQPEPGSPEAELYQTFLKPQDWVNWAS; this comes from the coding sequence ATGACTACTTCTGTGACCCCTCAGGCAAGCACCTCAACCTCTCCTCCACCCCCTGACTCACGGGAACGGGTCAGCCAGTTTCTCCAGGATCTGCAAGATCGGATCTGTCAAGGACTGGAGCAGTTGGATGGCGTCGCAACCTTCCAGGAAGATTCCTGGAAGCGAGATGAAGGAGGCGGCGGTCGATCGCGGGTGATGCGAGAAGGGGCCGTGTTTGAACAGGGGGGCGTCAATTTCTCAGAGGTCTGGGGATCTCATTTACCGCCATCGATCCTGGTTCAACGTCCGGAAGCAGCCGGTCATCAATTTTATGCCACCGGGACTTCTATGGTGTTGCATCCCCGCAACCCCTACATTCCGACAGTCCACCTTAACTATCGCTACTTTGAGGCCGGTCCAGTCTGGTGGTTTGGGGGTGGGGCCGATCTGACACCCTACTATCCCTTTGCCGAAGATGCCGCCCACTTCCACCGAACTTTGAAGCAAGCCTGCGATGCTTGCCATCCAGAGTACTACCCGACCTTTAAACTCTGGTGTGACGAATACTTCTACCTGAAGCACCGACAGGAAACCCGAGGTGTCGGCGGGATTTTCTTCGACTATCAAGATGGCCAGGGTGAATTGTACCGGGGACCCGCCAAAGAAGGACTCGCTGCCCAGTACAGCCATCAAATTGGAACCTTGCCCAGTCGCTCCTGGGACGATCTGTTTGGTCTGATTCAGTCCTGTGGTAATTCCTTCCTGCCAGCTTATGTGCCGATCGCAGAGCGCCGCCGGTCGATCGAATATGGGGAGCACCAGCGCAGCTTTCAACTCTACCGCCGGGGTCGTTATGTGGAGTTCAATCTGGTCTACGATCGAGGCACTATCTTTGGGCTACAGACCAATGGCCGCACCGAATCCATTTTGATGTCTCTTCCACCCCTTGTCCGGTGGGAATATGGATTCCAGCCTGAGCCTGGCTCCCCTGAGGCAGAACTCTATCAGACTTTCCTGAAGCCGCAGGATTGGGTGAACTGGGCCTCCTGA
- a CDS encoding pentapeptide repeat-containing protein codes for MVSLLLLLPSGSTLAANPEDVQKLLTIGECNGCDLSEANLYNFILEGARLSGANLAAAALQGSNLNLARLDKANLQKANLAMVKLQGANLREADLSGANLFTTDLTNADLTGANLKEADLERANLEGANLTNADLRGANLSKVKLTGARLTGAKLTGTIMPDGKGYQPGPSNPIGNPSLSR; via the coding sequence ATGGTTTCTTTATTGCTGCTTCTGCCCTCTGGGTCCACCTTGGCGGCAAATCCTGAAGATGTCCAGAAATTGCTGACGATCGGTGAGTGTAATGGCTGCGATCTGTCGGAAGCCAATCTATACAACTTCATTCTGGAAGGGGCCAGACTCAGTGGAGCCAATCTGGCTGCTGCCGCCCTGCAAGGCTCTAATCTAAACCTGGCTCGACTGGACAAAGCTAATCTGCAAAAGGCAAACCTGGCTATGGTGAAGCTCCAGGGGGCCAATCTGCGCGAAGCGGATCTATCAGGGGCCAATTTATTTACGACCGATCTGACTAATGCCGATCTGACAGGCGCTAACTTGAAAGAGGCTGACTTAGAGCGGGCTAATCTGGAAGGTGCTAACCTCACTAATGCAGATTTGCGGGGCGCTAATCTTTCTAAGGTAAAGTTAACAGGGGCTAGGCTGACTGGGGCCAAGCTAACGGGTACGATCATGCCAGATGGAAAGGGATACCAGCCTGGACCTTCGAACCCTATTGGCAATCCATCCCTATCGCGATGA
- the speA gene encoding biosynthetic arginine decarboxylase, which yields MVGQSVIVQVGDDGEGQSETPTVQPLPTVVQSASKRWTIEESEELYRITGWGEPYFSINAAGHITVSPRGDRGGSLDLFELVNALKQRNLGLPLLIRFSDILEDRIERLNAAFNKAIARYNYPGLYRGVFPVKCNQQRHLVESLVRFGKPHQFGLEAGSKPELMIALATLDTPGALLICNGYKDREYIETAILAQRLGQTTIIVLEQLEEVALAIEAGHKLGIKPVLGVRAKLNSKGIGRWGGSAGDRAKFGLTIPEILTAVEQLQAANMLDCLQLLHYHIGSQISDISVIKDAISEASQIYVELVNLGANMRYLDVGGGLGVDYDGSKTNFYASKNYNIQNYANDVVAEVKDVCTARKLPVPTLVSESGRAIAAHQSILVFDVLGTSEVSTGVPAPPQEGENLIIHNLYETFQSINEENYQEAYHDAVQFKERAINAFSLGYASLTERAKAERFYWACCQKILAIARRQEYVPDDLEDLEKIMASIYYINLSVFQSAPDSWAIDQLFPIMPIHRLDEEPTCRATLADLTCDSDGKIAHFIDLRDVKSVLELHALKAGEPYYLGMFLNGAYQEIMGNLHNLFGDTNAVHISLTPEGYRINHVVKGDTMREVLGYVQYDAEDLVESIRQQSEHALQEKRITLEESQLLLGNYERSLSGYTYLTA from the coding sequence ATGGTCGGACAGTCGGTGATTGTTCAGGTTGGAGACGACGGAGAAGGGCAATCAGAAACCCCTACGGTTCAACCTCTTCCAACAGTCGTTCAGTCCGCATCCAAGCGCTGGACGATCGAAGAAAGTGAGGAACTCTACCGCATTACCGGTTGGGGCGAACCTTACTTCTCCATCAATGCGGCTGGTCATATCACGGTTTCTCCGAGAGGCGATCGGGGGGGATCTCTGGATCTGTTTGAACTGGTCAATGCCCTGAAGCAACGTAATTTGGGCTTGCCCCTGCTGATTCGGTTTTCCGATATTCTGGAAGATCGGATTGAGCGCTTGAACGCGGCCTTTAATAAGGCGATCGCCCGTTACAACTATCCGGGACTTTATCGAGGTGTGTTTCCGGTTAAATGTAACCAGCAGCGGCACCTGGTAGAAAGCCTGGTCCGTTTTGGCAAACCCCATCAGTTTGGTCTGGAGGCTGGATCTAAGCCAGAGTTGATGATTGCCCTGGCCACTCTGGACACACCAGGGGCGCTGCTGATTTGCAATGGGTATAAGGACCGGGAGTACATTGAGACGGCGATTTTGGCGCAGCGACTGGGCCAGACCACCATTATTGTGCTTGAGCAACTGGAAGAGGTGGCCCTGGCGATCGAGGCTGGTCACAAATTGGGGATCAAACCAGTGCTGGGGGTCAGGGCGAAACTCAACTCCAAAGGGATTGGTCGCTGGGGAGGCTCAGCGGGCGATCGGGCTAAATTTGGGTTGACCATCCCGGAAATTCTGACCGCAGTGGAACAATTGCAAGCGGCTAATATGCTGGATTGCTTGCAACTGCTGCATTATCACATCGGGTCCCAGATCTCGGATATCAGTGTAATCAAAGACGCGATCAGTGAAGCCAGTCAGATTTATGTGGAGCTGGTCAACCTGGGGGCCAATATGCGCTACCTGGATGTGGGGGGGGGATTGGGAGTCGATTACGACGGCTCCAAAACCAATTTCTATGCCTCGAAGAACTACAACATCCAGAACTACGCCAATGATGTGGTGGCTGAGGTGAAGGATGTTTGTACCGCTCGAAAACTGCCGGTGCCCACGCTAGTCAGCGAGAGTGGACGGGCGATCGCAGCCCATCAATCTATTCTGGTTTTTGATGTCCTGGGAACCAGCGAGGTTTCAACTGGGGTGCCAGCCCCTCCCCAGGAGGGCGAGAATCTGATCATCCATAACCTCTATGAAACGTTCCAATCTATCAATGAGGAAAACTACCAGGAGGCTTATCACGATGCCGTCCAGTTCAAAGAAAGGGCCATCAATGCGTTCAGTCTGGGCTATGCCAGTTTGACCGAACGGGCTAAAGCCGAGCGGTTTTACTGGGCTTGCTGTCAGAAAATTCTGGCGATCGCCCGCCGCCAGGAATACGTCCCGGATGACCTGGAAGACCTGGAAAAGATTATGGCTTCCATCTACTACATCAATCTGTCCGTCTTTCAATCGGCTCCCGATAGCTGGGCGATCGACCAGCTTTTTCCGATCATGCCGATTCATCGATTGGATGAGGAACCTACCTGTCGGGCTACCCTGGCTGACCTGACCTGTGATAGTGATGGCAAGATCGCCCATTTTATTGACCTGCGGGATGTGAAATCCGTGCTAGAGTTACATGCGCTGAAAGCAGGTGAACCCTATTACTTGGGCATGTTTTTGAATGGGGCTTACCAGGAGATTATGGGCAATCTCCATAACCTCTTTGGGGATACCAATGCGGTTCATATCAGTCTGACTCCCGAGGGGTATCGGATCAACCATGTGGTGAAGGGAGATACCATGCGGGAAGTGCTGGGATATGTGCAGTACGATGCGGAGGACCTGGTTGAGAGTATTCGTCAGCAATCGGAGCATGCTTTACAGGAGAAGCGGATTACCCTGGAAGAATCCCAACTTTTGCTGGGCAACTACGAGCGGAGCCTGAGCGGATATACTTACCTAACTGCCTAG
- a CDS encoding chromophore lyase CpcT/CpeT, producing the protein MPQSHGPDKIGYSPELLALARYLAGEFENREQAISEPVWYVHLRLWHRPVPLFLDDSLLLFAEQASLVNLDQPYRQRIIGLRQSESLQIQYYRLKEPAAFQGAGTAPECLQRLTPDQIELLPGCTLNVTWQHLQPSSYRFQAFLTAEARCCFPYQGELRYVSLGFEASPDDFLSYDKGIDPATGKALWGAIMGPFRFIKRQDFSQELPI; encoded by the coding sequence ATGCCGCAAAGCCATGGGCCGGACAAAATAGGATACTCTCCTGAACTACTCGCCCTAGCTCGGTATCTCGCTGGGGAGTTTGAAAACCGGGAGCAAGCGATCTCAGAACCCGTCTGGTACGTGCATCTCCGGCTATGGCATCGGCCTGTTCCCCTCTTTCTGGACGATAGTCTTCTCCTCTTTGCAGAACAGGCCAGCCTGGTGAACCTGGATCAGCCCTACCGCCAGAGAATTATAGGGCTGCGGCAGAGTGAGTCGCTTCAGATCCAGTACTACAGACTGAAGGAGCCTGCTGCTTTCCAGGGTGCGGGGACCGCGCCAGAGTGTTTGCAACGGCTAACTCCAGACCAGATAGAACTATTGCCGGGATGTACTTTGAATGTGACCTGGCAACATTTGCAGCCAAGCAGCTATCGGTTTCAAGCCTTTTTAACGGCAGAAGCACGCTGTTGCTTCCCCTATCAAGGAGAACTCCGCTATGTCTCTCTAGGATTTGAGGCCAGCCCCGATGATTTCCTCAGCTATGACAAAGGAATAGATCCAGCAACGGGTAAAGCCCTGTGGGGAGCAATCATGGGTCCATTTCGATTCATCAAGCGCCAGGACTTTTCTCAGGAATTGCCCATTTAA
- a CDS encoding polyketide cyclase / dehydrase and lipid transport → MLNFLSGKLIRRQKRWFQCSLARTYGVLSSASVDDLWKKIVDLADVSWHPLLSSTNVPRGLEVKPGLIYQAVTRLSPIPVRIFVELVRPMEVMSVRIIAMPGIEERVTYKVESTVLGTCVSYSVTLNGWLTPLIWSFLQPYAARVASELAQATEQAVAGKVKVLKDGCFDF, encoded by the coding sequence ATGCTAAACTTCCTGTCTGGTAAATTGATTCGCCGCCAAAAACGCTGGTTCCAATGCTCTCTCGCTAGAACTTACGGGGTCCTGAGTTCGGCCTCAGTGGATGACTTATGGAAGAAAATTGTTGACCTGGCAGATGTGTCCTGGCATCCTCTTCTATCCAGTACCAATGTTCCCAGAGGACTGGAAGTGAAGCCTGGGCTGATTTATCAGGCTGTGACTCGGTTGAGCCCGATTCCAGTGCGGATTTTTGTGGAGTTGGTTCGCCCCATGGAAGTGATGAGTGTGCGCATCATAGCCATGCCAGGGATTGAAGAGCGCGTCACCTATAAGGTTGAATCAACCGTTCTGGGGACCTGTGTCTCCTATTCCGTCACTTTGAATGGATGGTTAACGCCTTTGATCTGGTCTTTCTTACAGCCCTATGCAGCTCGTGTTGCCTCAGAACTAGCTCAGGCGACTGAACAGGCCGTCGCGGGCAAGGTTAAAGTCCTCAAAGATGGCTGTTTTGATTTTTAA